A window from Chryseobacterium vaccae encodes these proteins:
- the gwsS gene encoding grasp-with-spasm system SPASM domain peptide maturase, whose protein sequence is MFLKLYHSVKITAGAKQAIIYDTASGFLRIIPKGLFNLIANERTDYSSLRKEMDPEDLPILNDYLNFIITHKLGFTVKDKKELGNFRSNSSFKENPTLIEYIIIDISDPVLLNKQLAGQINDLQIKFLEIRIIKEINTANIKRIISKLTLFDNSSLHEISIVAKYSSELVDSIKQGNIHTNKLIRFTLYSSDLDKEETFGPVILSLIRQDIAIPTSCGCINAKNFNLNYHFSLESKAHNSCLYKKISIDQNGYIRNCPSMPESFGNIKNTLLKNAANTPDLKKYWNLTKDKIEICKDCEFRDICTDCRAYTERTHTDRNGLDISKPLKCGYNPYTGEWEAWSTNPLKQNAIKYYEMQEFTTDVS, encoded by the coding sequence ATGTTTTTAAAATTATATCATTCTGTAAAAATTACTGCCGGAGCTAAACAGGCAATCATATACGATACAGCTTCAGGTTTTTTAAGAATAATCCCCAAAGGGCTTTTTAATCTGATTGCCAATGAACGGACCGATTACAGTTCACTGAGGAAAGAGATGGACCCGGAAGATCTGCCGATTCTCAATGATTATCTGAACTTTATTATCACTCATAAGCTAGGCTTCACCGTAAAAGACAAAAAAGAACTGGGAAATTTTAGAAGTAATTCTTCTTTTAAGGAAAATCCAACCCTCATTGAGTATATTATTATTGATATTTCCGATCCTGTTCTACTGAATAAGCAGCTGGCTGGCCAGATCAATGATTTACAAATCAAATTTCTGGAAATCAGAATCATAAAAGAGATCAATACAGCCAATATTAAACGGATTATTTCAAAACTTACTTTGTTTGATAATTCTTCTCTACATGAAATTTCAATTGTTGCAAAATATAGTTCTGAATTAGTTGATAGTATAAAGCAAGGAAATATTCATACCAATAAACTGATCAGATTTACGTTGTATTCTTCTGATCTGGACAAAGAGGAAACTTTTGGTCCGGTTATTTTAAGCCTGATCAGACAGGATATAGCTATTCCCACCAGTTGCGGATGCATTAATGCTAAAAATTTCAACTTAAATTATCATTTTAGCTTAGAATCTAAAGCTCATAACTCCTGTCTGTACAAAAAAATTTCAATTGACCAAAATGGATATATACGGAATTGCCCATCCATGCCTGAAAGTTTTGGAAACATCAAAAACACCTTACTAAAGAACGCTGCCAACACTCCTGATTTAAAAAAATACTGGAATCTTACAAAGGATAAGATCGAAATATGTAAGGACTGCGAGTTCAGGGATATCTGCACAGACTGCAGAGCATATACAGAACGAACCCATACAGACCGTAACGGACTAGATATTTCCAAACCTTTAAAATGTGGTTACAATCCCTATACCGGTGAATGGGAAGCATGGAGCACCAATCCTTTAAAACAAAATGCCATAAAGTATTATGAAATGCAGGAATTCACCACAGATGTTTCCTGA
- a CDS encoding ATP-grasp domain-containing protein has protein sequence MILIISADNDTMTDAVCVWLSRLEKQFVRLNENQIIEAVSFDFKNSFFTVKIDGLKYDLKNFQSVFYRNGSLVYGGFTGEIDEQLLSFFNSELHVITQFIYYFLNISEARIYGNLTTKEVNKLEVLHIAQTLNFKIPDTYIYSQLQNILKLDPSGKYITKSVAEMAHIFHEGELYMNYTKEINISEIYSRQDNIIPTLIQERIEKDYEIRVFFFGNKIWAIATFEFSEEIDIRNTSNSDKKYLPINLPSDLKKKIKQLAKKLKINCGTIDLLKSKEDYYFLEVNPVGQFHTVSLYGNYQIEKYIADLL, from the coding sequence ATGATTCTCATCATTAGTGCAGATAACGATACCATGACAGATGCAGTCTGCGTCTGGTTGTCCCGGTTAGAAAAACAATTTGTCCGTCTTAACGAAAATCAAATCATTGAAGCGGTTTCTTTTGATTTCAAAAATTCTTTTTTTACAGTAAAAATCGACGGACTGAAATACGATCTGAAAAATTTTCAATCGGTTTTTTACAGAAACGGATCATTGGTATATGGTGGATTTACCGGAGAAATAGATGAACAGCTTCTCTCTTTTTTTAATTCGGAGCTTCATGTTATAACGCAGTTCATTTATTATTTTCTGAATATATCAGAAGCAAGAATATATGGAAATCTTACTACAAAAGAAGTGAATAAGCTGGAAGTCCTTCATATTGCTCAGACTTTGAATTTTAAAATCCCTGATACTTACATCTATTCTCAGCTTCAAAATATCCTTAAGCTTGATCCTTCAGGAAAGTATATTACAAAATCAGTAGCGGAAATGGCTCATATCTTTCATGAAGGTGAGCTGTATATGAATTATACAAAAGAAATTAATATTAGTGAAATATATTCCAGGCAGGATAATATTATTCCTACCCTGATTCAGGAAAGAATAGAAAAGGATTATGAAATAAGAGTGTTTTTTTTCGGAAATAAAATATGGGCTATTGCAACATTTGAATTTTCGGAAGAAATTGATATCAGAAATACCTCTAACAGCGATAAAAAATATCTTCCGATCAATCTTCCTTCAGACCTGAAGAAAAAGATCAAGCAGCTTGCCAAAAAATTAAAGATCAATTGCGGAACGATTGATTTATTGAAATCAAAAGAGGATTATTATTTTTTAGAGGTTAATCCTGTCGGACAATTTCACACAGTCAGCCTTTACGGCAATTATCAGATAGAAAAATATATTGCAGATTTACTATGA
- a CDS encoding lysophospholipid acyltransferase family protein: MSLISKDDLIKASGLSKIGFFKNPVASAVMSVAKINAVNRLYDKLKDKEGKDFFDSFVRERNLSYVAFEEDLAKIPKTGPFILVSNHPLGAIDGILMCKILSEVRPDFKVMGNFLLEKIKPMEPYVIAVNPFENRKEAYSSSSGMRETLKHLQNGGCVGIFPAGEVSNKNNPYGEILDKDWEKTALKLIRMAKVPVVPMYFHAKNSRLFYQVAKLHPNLQTLMLPAEMMNDREKPIRIRIGRPITVKAMDEMETIEELGEFLKRKVYMMKSYYEKRKSLAQSINLQNLSVKFPLLKEENIVQNIIDETPKEDILKDISKLKGTDKMLFSNGNYEIYFTTYEEIPSVMREIGRQRELTFRAVGEGSNLPFDLDEYDKHYHHLFLWDSGEEKLAGAYRMALGREVMKKYGIKGFYTSSLFEFEQDIHPFFKKVIEMGRAYICQEYQQKPLPLFLLWRGIVHVCLRNSDHKFLMGGVSISNKFSEFSKSLMIEFMRSNYFDSAVAQYITPRNEYKVKLRDRDKNLFFEEMESDLNKLDKIIDDLEPELRLPVLIKKYIKQNAKVIAFNVDPNFNDAIDGLMYIRISDLPESTIKPVLEEMSDQIRKEQENNTSENQ; this comes from the coding sequence ATGAGTTTAATTTCGAAAGACGATCTTATCAAAGCTTCCGGCTTAAGTAAAATCGGGTTCTTCAAGAACCCGGTAGCATCTGCTGTGATGAGCGTTGCTAAAATAAATGCAGTAAACAGACTATACGATAAACTAAAAGACAAGGAAGGCAAAGATTTTTTCGACTCATTTGTGAGAGAGCGGAATTTAAGCTATGTGGCTTTTGAGGAAGACCTCGCAAAAATTCCGAAGACAGGACCGTTTATTCTGGTTTCGAATCATCCACTGGGTGCTATTGACGGAATTTTAATGTGTAAGATCCTTTCAGAGGTACGTCCGGATTTTAAGGTGATGGGAAATTTCCTTTTGGAAAAGATCAAACCAATGGAACCGTATGTAATCGCTGTAAATCCTTTTGAAAACAGAAAAGAAGCATACAGCAGCTCTTCCGGAATGCGTGAAACCCTGAAGCACCTTCAAAACGGAGGTTGTGTAGGTATTTTTCCTGCCGGAGAAGTTTCTAACAAAAATAATCCCTACGGAGAAATTTTAGATAAAGATTGGGAAAAAACGGCACTTAAGCTGATCAGAATGGCTAAAGTGCCGGTGGTTCCTATGTATTTCCATGCCAAGAACAGCCGCCTTTTTTATCAGGTGGCCAAACTTCATCCCAATTTACAAACTCTGATGCTTCCTGCTGAAATGATGAATGACAGGGAGAAGCCCATCAGGATCAGAATAGGACGTCCTATTACGGTAAAGGCTATGGATGAAATGGAAACCATAGAAGAATTGGGCGAATTCCTTAAGCGTAAGGTGTATATGATGAAATCTTATTATGAAAAGAGAAAATCATTGGCCCAAAGCATCAATCTTCAGAATTTATCGGTAAAATTCCCTCTGCTGAAGGAAGAAAATATTGTTCAGAACATCATTGATGAAACTCCGAAAGAGGATATTCTTAAAGATATCAGTAAACTGAAAGGTACGGACAAAATGCTTTTCAGCAACGGAAATTACGAGATCTACTTTACAACCTATGAAGAAATTCCTTCTGTAATGAGGGAAATCGGGCGTCAGAGAGAGCTTACTTTCCGGGCAGTGGGTGAAGGCAGTAACCTGCCATTTGACCTTGATGAGTATGACAAGCATTATCATCACCTTTTCCTTTGGGACAGCGGTGAGGAAAAGCTTGCCGGAGCCTACAGAATGGCTTTAGGAAGGGAGGTCATGAAGAAATATGGCATCAAAGGTTTCTATACCAGTTCATTGTTTGAGTTTGAGCAGGACATTCATCCGTTCTTTAAAAAGGTAATTGAAATGGGCCGGGCTTACATCTGCCAGGAATATCAGCAGAAACCTCTTCCACTCTTCCTTTTATGGAGAGGAATTGTGCATGTATGTCTGAGAAATTCCGATCATAAGTTCTTAATGGGCGGTGTAAGTATCTCCAATAAATTCTCAGAATTTTCGAAATCGCTGATGATTGAGTTCATGCGTTCCAATTATTTTGACTCTGCAGTGGCACAATACATCACCCCGAGAAATGAATATAAAGTAAAGCTTCGTGACAGGGATAAGAACCTTTTCTTTGAGGAAATGGAATCTGATCTCAACAAACTGGATAAAATCATTGATGACCTGGAACCGGAGCTGAGACTTCCTGTTCTGATCAAAAAATACATTAAACAGAACGCAAAAGTAATCGCCTTCAATGTTGACCCGAACTTCAATGATGCGATTGACGGATTGATGTACATCAGGATCAGTGATCTTCCGGAAAGCACCATTAAACCGGTATTGGAAGAGATGAGCGACCAGATCAGAAAGGAGCAGGAAAATAATACATCTGAAAATCAGTAA